TGTTTGAAAGCGATTGTAGCTGATGGTACCTGAGGATAAGCCTACCCAGCTACATATGGGGTGATAAAGGACGTAGAATTTGTATGTTTGACGATTACCAGTGAATTTATATTTGTCTACAGTTGAAATTGCTCTAAAATCAAATATAGCGCACACCGTTCTGGTAATGGTTTCTTCGGTGGTCCTCCACCATTCACTTAGCCGTGCCTGTTTATGGTCATCCAATGATTCCCAGCCTACGTACCGCTCCATACAGTTGCAGTGCGAACAGATCCGTTCTGCTTGAATCACGATAAAAGATGTCCAACCGGTAGTCGCCGGAGGGAAGTGACTGCGGCAATAGTTTCGGAGGCAACAGCCAAAACACGGTATACGTTCGGTTCTGCGAAGAAAGCACGGAAAAGAACACGGAACGATAGAATGCTGATCATTGGTTCATAAGCTTTACACCATGTACTTACACCATGTGGGCAGGGGTAGTAAAAGTCGGGTAGCGTTTGTTCAACGAATTTCATCAACAGCGCATTGGTAGGATTCAATACTCCAGATCGCGCCGCTTGACAATATTCCATGGTCCAATCGACCATGAACGGTTGATAGGTCCTATATTTGTAGTACCCTTTTGCATTGATTTCTACGTAGTTGAGTACCACCGGTACATCCAAGGAAATTTGCAAACCGACTGTTCCGTTCGGGAACTGCCCCATTTCACATTGCTTCAGGATCGTGTATTTGTACGGCGTATTTATGCACAGCATTTTGGTGACGCGTACGGTACGATTAA
This region of Anopheles marshallii chromosome 2, idAnoMarsDA_429_01, whole genome shotgun sequence genomic DNA includes:
- the LOC128717808 gene encoding uncharacterized protein LOC128717808, with product MERITSRPISLLLFCVFLQVLIAILSHGAKQPVKKIITGNINRTVRVTKMLCINTPYKYTILKQCEMGQFPNGTVGLQISLDVPVVLNYVEINAKGYYKYRTYQPFMVDWTMEYCQAARSGVLNPTNALLMKFVEQTLPDFYYPCPHGNRTYTVFWLLPPKLLPQSLPSGDYRLDIFYRDSSRTDLFALQLYGAVRRLGIIG